A single region of the Ornithorhynchus anatinus isolate Pmale09 chromosome 13, mOrnAna1.pri.v4, whole genome shotgun sequence genome encodes:
- the LOC100086975 gene encoding T cell receptor delta constant isoform X2, whose protein sequence is MNFGAGTKLTVEARNQDYREPSVFLLKNESTYACVANNFYPKNAKIHMKLPGKKTITNIEHKAVTSDGKYSMVQITEFESDGAVNCTVEHEGKYVTPQQDKEKTDDSKTKTDKESTSKNSMSDSGKDDAQSNQQEAGPICREIKVRSEVVNTLSVTVLGLRVIFAKSVTLNLLLTAKYFFF, encoded by the exons GAAATCAGGACTATCGAGAGCCATCCGTCTTTCTCTTGAAAAACGAGTCCACCTACGCATGTGTGGCCAACAACTTCTACCCCAAGAATGCGAAAATTCATATGAAGTTGCCGGGCAAAAAGACCATAACCAACATAGAGCACAAAGCTGTCACTTCTGATGGAAAGTATAGTATGGTCCAGATTACGGAATTTGAAAGCGATGGAGCAGTGAACTGTACTGTTGAACACGAAGGGAAATATGTGACCCCTCAGCAGGACAAGGAGAAAACAGATGATTCCAAGACAAAGACAGACAAAG AGTCCACTTCGAAAAACTCCATGTCTGACTCAGGAAAGGATGACGCGCAATCGAATCAGCAGGAAGCTGGGCCCATCTGCAGGGAGATCAAAG TGCGATCCGAGGTGGTGAACACGCTGTCCGTGACTGTGCTGGGGCTTAGAGTGATTTTCGCTAAGAGCGTCACCCTCAACCTCCTCCTGACGGCCAAGTATTTCTTCTTCTGA